A region from the Micrococcus cohnii genome encodes:
- a CDS encoding Rv3654c family TadE-like protein: MSGTVTALGSALLGLTACVLVGGVSQAATEDARASAAADLAALAAADAHRGAPGNGGRTGAVDPCPLAASVAARNGTQLAECTVEDSGSVRVTVTSERLFGITARTESRAGPPGDSGLPSSPVSPGPPQDAAPEPSAVSPRDSEPSVPGDRPG, encoded by the coding sequence ATGAGCGGCACCGTCACCGCTCTGGGCAGCGCACTGCTCGGGCTGACCGCGTGCGTGCTGGTGGGCGGGGTGTCCCAGGCCGCGACTGAGGACGCGCGGGCCTCCGCCGCGGCGGACCTGGCCGCGCTCGCCGCGGCCGACGCCCACCGCGGCGCCCCCGGCAACGGGGGACGGACTGGCGCGGTCGACCCGTGCCCCCTCGCGGCGTCGGTCGCCGCCCGCAACGGGACGCAGCTGGCCGAGTGCACCGTCGAGGACAGCGGCAGCGTGCGGGTCACCGTCACGAGCGAACGGCTGTTCGGCATCACCGCCCGCACCGAGTCCCGCGCCGGCCCGCCGGGAGACTCGGGGCTCCCGTCGAGCCCCGTTAGCCCAGGTCCGCCCCAGGACGCGGCTCCGGAGCCCTCGGCGGTGAGTCCGCGGGACTCGGAGCCGTCTGTGCCGGGGGACCGACCGGGGTGA
- a CDS encoding TadE family type IV pilus minor pilin, whose translation MSDHLDHGSRPGRHVVARAGRPPRRVSVRRGRRPAHTRSDHGAVTAEYAVLLPTVVLVLVALVATAAVGVQQVRSQDAAGSAARILARGDGETAAAEAVRRMAGESARLEHTEADGWVSVSVTHAGPGPLGWFDGVRLSAEASAPQQWPEDASDEAGGADEASAPGGNGAGP comes from the coding sequence GTGAGTGATCATCTCGATCACGGATCCCGGCCCGGGCGACACGTCGTCGCCCGGGCCGGGCGCCCACCCCGTCGTGTGTCCGTGCGCCGTGGCAGGCGCCCTGCGCACACCCGCTCGGATCACGGGGCCGTCACCGCCGAGTACGCCGTGCTGCTGCCGACAGTCGTGCTGGTGCTCGTCGCGCTCGTGGCGACCGCCGCGGTGGGCGTCCAGCAGGTCCGCAGCCAGGACGCCGCAGGGTCGGCCGCCAGGATCCTGGCCCGCGGCGACGGGGAGACGGCGGCGGCTGAGGCCGTTCGGCGGATGGCGGGAGAGTCAGCCCGTCTCGAGCACACGGAGGCCGACGGCTGGGTGAGCGTCTCGGTCACGCATGCAGGCCCCGGTCCGCTGGGGTGGTTCGACGGGGTCCGCCTCAGCGCAGAGGCGAGCGCCCCGCAGCAGTGGCCCGAGGACGCCTCCGATGAGGCGGGCGGCGCCGATGAGGCCTCAGCGCCGGGTGGAAACGGGGCCGGACCATGA
- a CDS encoding DUF4244 domain-containing protein — translation MVAKAPRCSTTGGALSCLHPFNRCCDTSSEYGILTLAAVGFAGLLGVVLSGGDVQGLLTDLVTEALNRE, via the coding sequence GTGGTGGCCAAGGCCCCGAGGTGTTCCACCACCGGCGGGGCCCTTTCATGTCTGCACCCGTTCAACAGGTGCTGTGACACATCATCCGAGTACGGCATCCTCACGCTCGCCGCCGTCGGCTTCGCCGGGCTGCTGGGCGTCGTGCTCTCCGGCGGTGACGTGCAGGGCCTGCTCACTGACCTGGTCACCGAGGCGCTGAACCGTGAGTGA
- a CDS encoding MFS transporter yields the protein MTVGAGLLLITLDNSILYTALPTLTADLGASGSSTLWIINAYPLVMAGLLLGAGTLGDRIGHRRMFVVGLWIFGAASLAAAFSPNPAFLIGARALLAVGAAAMMPATLALIRLAFDDPRERNIAIAIWGSLSIAGAALGPILGGALLERFWWGSVFLINVPVVAIALVATAIIAPHNHPDPSKKWDLVSSLYAMVGLVGTVLVIKELAHIPQNWVLIAGALASAVIGFVLFVRRQGRLEEPLIEFSIFRNRAFAGGSLAAFFAMFTIAGAQLATTQRFQLVEGFTPMQAGLLVAAIALGALPSGVLGAAILHIVGLRIIISGSLAIAALGLALAVLASANGSLPLLVVSFIVTGFGLGGTFAVASAAIMGNAPPRKAGMAASIEEVSYEMGSLSAVALLGSLLTFVYATVVRLPDGTPAAAGESIADALGIADGDLDVIAAATSAYDTAYLVTMIVLAVMLASGAALTNRLLRAYGRGSEAMEYAENH from the coding sequence ATGACCGTGGGGGCCGGCCTGCTACTCATCACCCTCGACAATTCGATCCTCTACACCGCCTTGCCTACGTTGACCGCAGACCTCGGCGCGTCCGGATCCTCGACACTGTGGATCATCAACGCCTACCCCCTGGTCATGGCTGGCCTCCTCTTGGGAGCAGGCACACTGGGCGATCGCATCGGCCATCGCCGAATGTTCGTCGTCGGCCTGTGGATCTTCGGTGCCGCATCACTGGCAGCGGCATTCTCGCCCAACCCTGCCTTCCTGATCGGCGCCAGGGCACTCCTCGCTGTGGGGGCCGCAGCGATGATGCCCGCCACGCTTGCTCTGATCCGCCTCGCGTTCGACGATCCTCGTGAGCGCAACATCGCCATCGCCATCTGGGGGAGCCTGTCGATCGCGGGGGCAGCGCTCGGACCCATTCTCGGCGGCGCCCTTCTCGAACGGTTCTGGTGGGGATCTGTTTTCCTCATCAATGTCCCCGTTGTTGCCATCGCACTTGTGGCGACCGCAATCATCGCGCCGCACAACCATCCCGATCCGTCGAAGAAGTGGGATCTCGTCTCATCCCTCTATGCGATGGTCGGGCTGGTGGGCACCGTGCTCGTCATCAAGGAACTGGCCCATATTCCACAGAACTGGGTTCTGATCGCAGGGGCGCTGGCGTCAGCAGTCATCGGGTTCGTCCTCTTCGTGCGACGCCAGGGCCGATTGGAAGAACCACTCATCGAGTTCTCCATCTTCCGCAACCGCGCCTTCGCTGGCGGCTCTCTGGCAGCCTTCTTCGCGATGTTCACCATCGCTGGCGCCCAGCTCGCGACCACACAGCGCTTCCAGCTCGTCGAGGGCTTCACCCCCATGCAAGCAGGCCTGCTAGTCGCAGCCATCGCGCTTGGCGCCCTGCCCTCAGGTGTCCTAGGGGCCGCGATCCTGCACATCGTGGGCCTGCGGATCATTATCTCCGGCAGCCTCGCCATCGCCGCCCTAGGACTAGCTCTCGCCGTGCTGGCCTCTGCGAACGGATCACTACCCCTGCTGGTCGTCAGCTTCATCGTGACCGGCTTCGGCCTGGGCGGCACCTTCGCCGTCGCTTCCGCCGCCATTATGGGCAACGCGCCTCCGCGAAAGGCCGGCATGGCGGCCTCGATCGAAGAAGTCTCCTATGAGATGGGCTCCCTCTCGGCTGTAGCACTCCTCGGGAGCCTCCTGACCTTCGTCTACGCCACAGTCGTCCGACTCCCGGATGGCACTCCCGCCGCAGCGGGGGAGAGCATTGCCGATGCCCTCGGGATCGCCGACGGAGATCTCGACGTGATCGCAGCCGCCACCTCCGCCTACGACACGGCCTATTTGGTCACGATGATCGTCCTCGCTGTCATGCTGGCTAGTGGAGCCGCTCTGACCAATCGGCTGCTCCGCGCTTACGGGCGCGGCAGCGAGGCAATGGAGTACGCCGAAAACCACTGA
- a CDS encoding TetR/AcrR family transcriptional regulator translates to MMVRESKKTMILDAAIQVIEEDGITAVTFDSVAAAAGITRAGIIYHFPSRDDLIAAIHQRLADRWERQLEIACGKPTAEATPMERLTAYILTCSTAASRAEFQMILDSQHTQHMAIWEDLIDRWTGRSERDEAERDQMTSLALLAADGLWVNDLIGSRPISQDHRSETAKQIIALLQNDVHESEAKPNG, encoded by the coding sequence ATGATGGTGCGTGAGAGCAAGAAGACCATGATCCTCGACGCCGCGATCCAAGTGATCGAGGAAGACGGGATCACAGCAGTCACGTTTGACTCTGTCGCGGCCGCTGCAGGGATCACCAGGGCCGGGATCATCTACCACTTCCCGTCACGAGACGACTTGATCGCTGCGATCCACCAGAGACTCGCTGATCGCTGGGAGCGGCAGTTAGAGATCGCCTGTGGAAAGCCGACCGCTGAGGCAACGCCGATGGAGCGCCTGACCGCCTACATACTCACTTGTTCGACAGCCGCCTCCCGCGCCGAGTTCCAGATGATTCTCGACAGCCAGCACACCCAGCACATGGCGATCTGGGAAGACCTCATCGACCGATGGACCGGACGTAGCGAACGAGACGAAGCTGAGCGCGACCAGATGACCTCGCTCGCCCTGCTCGCTGCTGACGGGCTCTGGGTCAACGACCTGATCGGAAGCAGGCCCATCTCACAGGACCACCGGAGTGAAACCGCAAAGCAGATCATCGCGCTACTCCAGAATGACGTCCATGAATCCGAGGCCAAGCCCAACGGGTAA
- a CDS encoding recombinase family protein — MNTPSTPLRVVGYVRVSTDKQDIGPDVQIAELEAYARVNGWDLDIRREDAASAASLKNRPVLAQALEDLKAGRADVLAVSKLDRLSRSVADFAGLLETAARQRWAVVSLDLNVDTTTITGAAMAQVTMTFAEMERKRIGERTKSAMARIKADTGKHMGRRSVLPAETVDRIRADRAAGMPMARIAATLNDEGVPTATGRTWYASTVRAVLTRETDKATASV; from the coding sequence ATGAACACCCCCTCAACCCCGCTCCGCGTCGTCGGCTATGTCCGCGTGTCCACGGACAAACAGGACATCGGACCCGACGTGCAGATCGCCGAGCTTGAGGCATACGCCCGGGTGAACGGGTGGGACCTCGACATCCGCCGTGAGGATGCCGCCTCGGCCGCATCCCTCAAGAACCGCCCGGTGCTCGCCCAGGCCCTCGAGGACCTGAAGGCCGGCCGCGCCGACGTGCTGGCCGTATCCAAGCTGGACCGCCTCTCCCGCTCGGTCGCTGATTTCGCCGGGCTGCTCGAGACGGCAGCGCGTCAGCGGTGGGCCGTCGTGAGCCTCGACCTGAACGTCGACACGACGACCATCACCGGCGCCGCTATGGCTCAGGTGACGATGACGTTTGCGGAGATGGAGCGGAAGCGCATCGGGGAGCGCACGAAATCAGCCATGGCCCGCATCAAGGCGGATACGGGCAAGCACATGGGGCGCCGGTCGGTGTTGCCGGCGGAGACGGTGGACCGAATCCGGGCAGACCGGGCAGCCGGCATGCCCATGGCCCGCATTGCAGCCACGTTGAACGATGAGGGCGTGCCGACGGCAACGGGGCGGACTTGGTACGCCTCGACCGTGCGGGCCGTACTCACCCGGGAGACGGACAAGGCCACCGCGTCGGTGTGA
- a CDS encoding helix-turn-helix domain-containing protein, which yields MSTYQRMPAGLVCASVPAPLALVLVRTVSWPEVALKFAQHPEGLEAARFGWAQLNNAAAEYQHHLRQTVTPLPPVEGAASRWITTAQAAAQIGKSAETVRAWCRAGLVTARSEGNAWYIEPESLADYLESRNYREAEARNLDAA from the coding sequence ATGAGCACCTATCAGCGGATGCCCGCCGGTCTGGTGTGTGCCTCAGTGCCGGCGCCGCTGGCCCTAGTGCTGGTCCGCACGGTCTCCTGGCCGGAGGTCGCACTGAAGTTCGCGCAGCACCCCGAGGGACTGGAAGCGGCCCGGTTCGGTTGGGCGCAGCTGAACAACGCGGCCGCCGAGTATCAGCACCACCTCCGGCAGACCGTCACCCCGCTACCCCCGGTCGAGGGCGCCGCGTCGAGGTGGATCACCACCGCGCAGGCGGCCGCGCAGATCGGCAAGAGCGCCGAGACGGTCCGGGCGTGGTGCCGTGCGGGTCTCGTGACCGCACGCAGCGAGGGAAACGCCTGGTACATCGAGCCGGAGAGCCTGGCGGACTACCTCGAGTCCCGGAACTACCGCGAGGCGGAGGCGCGGAACCTCGACGCGGCCTAA
- a CDS encoding AAA family ATPase: MTTPHDLENLDMSESAPERPDYFDPSLYPDESLPTGRHYLDGGAFIFDQPETIPAVWGAGNDVLWAEGEALIVYGGSGVGKTTIAGQLVRALVLGDSDVLGQPVAPAAGNVLYLAMDRPRQAARSLSRQFHPAQRDAVSRRLKVWPGPPPEDMADRTELLRQMCREARASHVVVDSLKDAAMGLSDDRVGAGWNRARQGALVDGVQVLELHHQIKARADSPKGIDAVYGSTWITTGAGSVVHLDGAPGDAVVKFRHLKQPADEVGPFDVLHDARTGLSTVVNDADPLTIVRARGQITVNDLAGVMFATDAPSRNEVEKAHRKLDGLARSKQLEKTPQTAQSGAAMATVYTIPDSG; this comes from the coding sequence GTGACGACACCGCACGACCTCGAGAACCTGGACATGTCCGAGAGCGCGCCAGAACGCCCGGACTACTTCGACCCCTCGCTCTACCCGGACGAGTCGCTGCCCACCGGGCGGCACTACCTCGACGGCGGGGCCTTCATCTTCGACCAGCCCGAGACCATCCCCGCAGTCTGGGGAGCCGGCAACGATGTGTTGTGGGCCGAGGGCGAAGCACTGATCGTCTACGGCGGGTCCGGTGTCGGTAAGACCACCATCGCCGGGCAACTCGTCCGTGCCCTCGTCCTCGGAGACAGCGACGTACTCGGGCAACCCGTGGCCCCGGCCGCCGGGAACGTGCTCTATCTGGCGATGGACCGGCCGCGGCAGGCCGCACGCTCACTGTCGAGGCAGTTCCACCCGGCCCAACGTGACGCGGTCTCCCGCCGGTTGAAGGTGTGGCCCGGGCCGCCGCCCGAGGACATGGCCGACCGAACCGAGCTGCTGCGACAGATGTGCCGTGAGGCCCGCGCCTCACACGTCGTGGTCGACAGCCTCAAAGACGCCGCCATGGGTCTGTCCGACGACCGGGTGGGCGCCGGCTGGAACCGTGCCCGACAGGGCGCCCTCGTCGACGGCGTGCAGGTCCTCGAACTGCACCACCAGATCAAGGCCAGAGCCGACAGCCCCAAGGGCATTGACGCCGTGTACGGGTCGACCTGGATCACCACCGGCGCCGGGTCCGTGGTCCACCTCGACGGGGCACCCGGTGACGCAGTGGTGAAGTTCCGGCACCTCAAACAGCCCGCCGACGAGGTGGGGCCGTTCGACGTGCTGCACGACGCCCGCACCGGCCTATCAACAGTCGTGAACGACGCGGACCCGCTGACCATCGTCAGGGCGCGAGGACAGATCACCGTGAACGATCTGGCCGGCGTCATGTTCGCCACCGACGCCCCGAGCCGGAACGAGGTCGAGAAGGCACACCGGAAACTCGACGGTCTGGCCCGTTCCAAGCAACTCGAGAAGACCCCGCAAACCGCCCAGAGCGGAGCTGCCATGGCAACGGTCTACACGATCCCGGACAGCGGCTAG
- a CDS encoding helix-turn-helix domain-containing protein → MNHSHHPGVPTPEHVSNTTTLARVWLNRQEAADYLGVHLNTLDRHVKAGRLPAHRLGTTVRLHRAELDSAMFGDAA, encoded by the coding sequence GTGAACCATAGCCATCACCCGGGCGTCCCGACACCCGAACACGTCAGCAACACGACCACCCTGGCGCGTGTCTGGCTCAACCGACAGGAAGCGGCCGACTACCTCGGCGTCCACCTCAACACCCTGGACCGACATGTGAAGGCCGGCCGCCTTCCCGCGCACCGACTCGGCACGACCGTACGGTTGCACCGTGCCGAACTCGACTCCGCGATGTTCGGTGATGCCGCGTGA
- a CDS encoding recombinase family protein, with translation MTNPRAGIYARISRDMQGERLGVDRQLEACRDLAQRMDLEVVDEYVDNDLSAMKSRRRPEYDRLVQDIEASALDAVIVWDHDRLLRQTKELERFIDVCDPRGVPTYTVTSGKLDLSTPTGRAVAKTRGAWAQHESEHRAERIRAQKVQAARAGKHIGGPAPFGWRRVDHVVLENGKHSGGRFIVDEKNGRMIREGTEMILKGHTLGDVARLWAAEGIRGRTGRTLTTTQVKQRLLRARNAGLLTFHGETVSDGWPPIVSLEDFRALEAILTAPERRQSSEAKFKYLLSGIAHCHCGRVMHGLHRKSRGRIYRCTVSFEHGTDREGHTTRRMEPLDEHVLAAAAAHLSDPATVEAWRTVARPAGAEPGVDETAALLDLTNRRNALTRLFAQGALSETQLVEGTAELNAQVDRIQAEVQRRSRSRALASMLVKDDPAAAFLAAPVVTQREALRALLWVEVLPTVNRGVFDPDAVRLHWRGAPDFQEPNRSPEQKMRRVTGTMNPEAERGDDA, from the coding sequence ATGACCAATCCACGCGCCGGCATCTACGCCCGAATCAGCCGCGACATGCAGGGCGAACGCCTCGGCGTCGACCGGCAGCTCGAGGCGTGCCGAGACCTCGCACAGCGTATGGACCTGGAAGTCGTCGACGAGTACGTCGACAACGATCTGTCCGCCATGAAGTCACGCCGCCGCCCCGAGTACGACCGGCTAGTCCAGGACATTGAGGCCAGCGCCCTGGACGCCGTTATCGTCTGGGACCACGACCGCCTCCTACGGCAGACCAAGGAACTCGAACGGTTCATCGACGTGTGCGACCCGCGGGGCGTCCCCACGTACACGGTCACATCCGGGAAGCTAGACCTCTCCACCCCGACCGGCCGCGCCGTCGCCAAGACCCGCGGCGCGTGGGCACAGCATGAGTCCGAACACCGGGCCGAACGTATCCGCGCCCAGAAGGTCCAGGCCGCCCGCGCCGGGAAACACATCGGCGGGCCGGCCCCGTTCGGGTGGCGCCGCGTCGACCACGTCGTCCTCGAGAACGGGAAGCACAGCGGCGGCCGGTTCATCGTCGACGAGAAGAACGGGCGGATGATCCGTGAGGGTACGGAGATGATCCTCAAGGGCCACACGCTCGGCGACGTCGCCCGCCTGTGGGCCGCTGAGGGCATCCGCGGTCGTACCGGACGGACGTTGACCACCACGCAGGTGAAACAGCGGCTCTTACGGGCACGCAACGCCGGTCTACTCACGTTCCACGGTGAGACCGTGTCCGACGGATGGCCACCCATCGTGTCTCTCGAGGACTTCCGAGCCCTTGAGGCCATCCTCACCGCCCCGGAGCGCCGGCAGTCGTCGGAGGCGAAGTTCAAGTACCTGTTGAGCGGCATAGCGCACTGCCACTGTGGACGGGTCATGCACGGTCTGCACCGCAAGAGCCGTGGCCGTATCTACCGGTGCACCGTGTCATTCGAGCACGGGACGGACCGTGAGGGGCACACGACCCGGCGCATGGAACCGCTCGACGAACACGTCCTCGCGGCAGCAGCGGCGCACCTTTCCGACCCCGCGACCGTGGAGGCATGGCGGACGGTGGCACGTCCGGCAGGTGCCGAACCGGGGGTCGACGAAACCGCGGCGCTACTGGACCTCACGAACCGGCGAAACGCGCTCACTCGACTGTTCGCGCAGGGCGCCCTGTCGGAGACGCAGCTCGTGGAGGGAACGGCGGAACTCAACGCCCAGGTGGATCGCATACAGGCGGAGGTGCAGCGCCGGTCCCGGTCCCGCGCCCTGGCCTCCATGCTCGTGAAGGATGATCCAGCGGCCGCGTTCCTTGCCGCACCGGTCGTGACGCAGCGTGAGGCGCTGCGGGCGCTGTTGTGGGTCGAGGTGTTGCCGACGGTCAACCGGGGCGTGTTCGACCCCGACGCGGTCCGTCTCCACTGGCGAGGCGCCCCGGACTTTCAAGAACCCAACCGCAGCCCAGAACAGAAAATGAGACGGGTTACGGGAACCATGAACCCCGAGGCAGAGCGGGGCGACGACGCCTGA
- a CDS encoding type II secretion system F family protein — translation MTERLAAGPPPASGMPSASARRADAPAPTARLLRWWRRRRRDRSRAEADAALALRRWAGHLRTGLTTEQAWTAAAEAEECCARAEPGCCLGHVLSRLAAVHRLGGAPSAVAGPDGVDSWQTFTGLLELSHRTGTAPAVVAERFAAAREAELDAERARAAHAAGPRSTVTLLRWLPLGGLGLAWMLGAGPAVLLGDVLGWLVLAAGAFFTVAGHVWVSRLLRQARGPEHAVDAAAWLDVTAAQLGAGRSLVAALDDVASVMPSGHLLRPVTRALLWGAPWASAWSRLDDSARQEDVAQLRELGRRLRPLHATGAAGAQSLVQAAQALRQERARAAQLAAEQLAVRLVVPLGLCHLPAFVCLGVLPMLLAMLRGPA, via the coding sequence ATGACTGAGCGGCTCGCAGCGGGCCCGCCGCCCGCCTCCGGCATGCCGTCTGCGTCCGCCCGCCGGGCCGACGCACCGGCGCCGACGGCACGGCTGCTGCGCTGGTGGCGTCGACGGCGTCGTGACCGGTCCCGAGCCGAGGCGGACGCCGCGCTCGCCCTGCGGCGCTGGGCAGGCCACCTGCGCACCGGGCTCACCACCGAACAGGCATGGACGGCCGCGGCGGAGGCCGAGGAGTGCTGCGCGAGAGCTGAACCGGGATGCTGCCTGGGCCATGTGCTCTCACGCCTGGCGGCCGTCCACCGTCTCGGCGGCGCCCCGTCAGCGGTCGCAGGACCCGACGGCGTCGACTCATGGCAGACCTTCACGGGGCTGCTGGAGCTGTCCCATCGGACGGGGACGGCTCCGGCCGTCGTCGCCGAGCGCTTCGCGGCCGCACGCGAGGCCGAGCTGGACGCCGAGCGCGCCCGGGCCGCCCATGCCGCCGGCCCGCGCTCGACGGTCACGCTGCTGCGCTGGCTGCCATTGGGCGGTCTCGGGTTGGCCTGGATGCTGGGTGCGGGCCCGGCCGTGCTGCTGGGGGACGTCCTCGGCTGGCTGGTGCTGGCCGCCGGGGCGTTCTTCACCGTCGCGGGCCACGTGTGGGTCTCGCGGCTACTGCGTCAGGCACGGGGTCCGGAACACGCCGTGGACGCCGCGGCCTGGCTGGACGTGACCGCCGCGCAGCTCGGGGCCGGCCGGTCGCTGGTCGCCGCCCTCGACGACGTCGCCTCCGTCATGCCCTCCGGTCACCTGCTGCGTCCGGTGACCCGCGCCCTGCTGTGGGGCGCCCCGTGGGCATCGGCATGGTCCCGGCTCGACGACTCGGCCAGGCAGGAGGACGTTGCGCAGCTGCGTGAACTCGGCCGACGGCTAAGACCCCTGCACGCGACCGGTGCCGCCGGCGCACAGAGCCTGGTCCAGGCGGCCCAGGCCCTGCGCCAGGAGCGTGCCCGTGCCGCCCAGCTCGCGGCCGAGCAGTTGGCGGTGCGCCTCGTCGTGCCGCTGGGGCTGTGCCACCTTCCGGCGTTCGTGTGCCTCGGGGTGCTGCCGATGCTGCTGGCCATGCTGCGGGGTCCGGCCTGA
- a CDS encoding CpaF family protein produces the protein MDSAISAPEPSDLRTVGAPGTGPFAPDDPEPLAPEPPWLDATRRRLAERGLEDVDATGALGRALDAEQVAATPATVRYLEDELTGFGPLAPWVRAEGITDVLVDAAGQVWTDGIGGLRSTGLRLPPERASALATRLLAQAGRRLDAAVPAADARVAGVRVHAVLPPISGGGPVLSLRVPAADRPALGELAAGWPDGATWLDAMRLLIRRRASVLVSGATGSGKTTLLAAALAEVPPDERIVTVEDTLEATPAHPHVVPLQARAANVEGAGEIGLAELIRHALRMRPDRLVVGECRGAEVAEMLTALNTGHQGAWGTLHANSAHDVPARLHAMGALAGWSRAAIDAQARAGVDAVVHVRRRTGTRAPTQLCVPVPADAPDAPLTLAPALTDDGSGRAVRGPGWPLLTARLGDHDD, from the coding sequence ATGGACAGTGCGATCAGTGCGCCCGAGCCGTCCGACCTCCGCACCGTCGGCGCCCCCGGCACCGGACCCTTCGCTCCCGACGACCCGGAGCCGCTGGCCCCCGAGCCGCCGTGGCTGGATGCGACACGTCGCCGGCTGGCCGAGCGCGGTCTCGAGGACGTCGACGCCACCGGTGCACTCGGACGCGCCCTCGACGCGGAACAGGTGGCGGCGACGCCGGCGACCGTGCGTTACCTCGAGGACGAGCTCACCGGATTCGGTCCGCTCGCGCCGTGGGTGAGGGCCGAGGGCATCACCGATGTGCTCGTCGACGCCGCGGGGCAGGTCTGGACCGACGGGATTGGAGGCCTGCGATCCACGGGTCTGCGGCTGCCGCCCGAACGGGCCAGCGCCCTGGCCACCCGCCTGCTGGCCCAGGCCGGGCGCCGCCTCGACGCCGCGGTGCCGGCCGCCGATGCCCGCGTTGCGGGCGTCCGCGTGCACGCGGTGCTGCCGCCCATCTCAGGCGGAGGACCGGTGCTGAGCCTGCGCGTGCCCGCCGCGGACCGGCCCGCGCTCGGCGAACTCGCCGCCGGCTGGCCGGACGGGGCGACCTGGCTCGACGCGATGCGGCTGCTGATCCGCCGCCGGGCGAGCGTGCTCGTTTCCGGGGCGACGGGTTCGGGCAAAACGACGCTGCTCGCCGCGGCCCTGGCCGAGGTGCCGCCGGACGAACGGATCGTGACGGTCGAGGACACCCTCGAGGCGACGCCCGCCCATCCGCACGTCGTGCCCCTGCAGGCCCGTGCGGCCAACGTCGAGGGGGCCGGCGAGATCGGCCTGGCCGAGCTCATCCGTCACGCACTGCGGATGCGCCCGGACCGGCTCGTGGTGGGCGAGTGCCGCGGGGCCGAGGTGGCCGAGATGCTGACCGCCCTGAACACGGGGCATCAAGGAGCCTGGGGCACCCTGCACGCCAACTCCGCCCACGACGTCCCGGCACGACTGCACGCGATGGGGGCTCTCGCCGGCTGGTCCCGCGCGGCGATCGACGCGCAGGCCCGCGCCGGCGTCGACGCCGTCGTGCACGTGCGTCGGCGCACCGGCACGCGCGCGCCCACGCAGCTGTGCGTGCCCGTCCCGGCGGACGCCCCGGACGCGCCCCTGACACTGGCACCGGCGCTGACGGACGACGGGTCGGGACGGGCGGTGCGCGGGCCCGGCTGGCCGCTGCTGACGGCCCGATTGGGGGACCACGATGACTGA
- a CDS encoding NUDIX hydrolase, giving the protein MDAPFDSQPAAAPSSAGPELARARAELVELIARWGTPADDAAVPHERRPASLTDIPAESAVTWGFDWPRVPAPTPSAVLLLFGPLDDVPARRRTRDVDALLDVLLTQRAQTLRRHAGQVAFPGGRCDPGDGSVVATALREAREETGLDPAAVEVLGVLPPVCVAVSGYVVHPVVGWWRRSSRVDVVDHNEASAVFRVPVADLTDPDGRFMVARPGGRRGLTPGFAVQDRFVWGVTAALLSRVLELLGWDEPWDASRVVDAATRQTVR; this is encoded by the coding sequence ATGGACGCTCCCTTCGACAGCCAGCCCGCCGCCGCACCGAGTTCGGCCGGGCCGGAACTCGCCCGAGCGCGGGCGGAGCTGGTGGAGCTGATCGCGCGCTGGGGCACACCGGCCGATGACGCGGCCGTGCCGCACGAGCGGCGGCCCGCCTCGTTGACCGACATTCCCGCGGAATCGGCGGTGACGTGGGGCTTCGACTGGCCTCGCGTGCCGGCACCGACGCCGTCCGCCGTGCTCCTGCTCTTCGGGCCTCTCGACGACGTGCCGGCCCGGCGCCGGACCCGCGACGTCGACGCCCTGCTGGATGTGCTGCTGACCCAGCGGGCGCAGACGCTGCGCCGTCATGCCGGGCAGGTCGCGTTCCCGGGCGGACGCTGCGATCCGGGTGACGGCTCGGTCGTCGCGACGGCGCTGCGCGAGGCGCGTGAGGAGACCGGCCTGGACCCCGCTGCGGTGGAGGTGCTCGGCGTCCTGCCGCCGGTCTGCGTCGCCGTCTCCGGCTATGTCGTGCACCCGGTCGTCGGCTGGTGGCGTCGGTCCAGTCGTGTCGACGTCGTGGACCACAATGAGGCGAGCGCCGTGTTCCGGGTCCCGGTGGCGGATCTGACCGACCCCGACGGCCGGTTTATGGTGGCCCGCCCGGGCGGACGGCGCGGGCTCACGCCCGGCTTCGCGGTGCAGGACCGGTTCGTGTGGGGTGTGACGGCGGCGCTGCTCTCCCGCGTGCTCGAACTGCTGGGCTGGGACGAGCCGTGGGATGCGAGCCGGGTCGTCGACGCGGCGACCCGGCAGACAGTGCGCTGA